In the Sphingobium sp. Z007 genome, CGTTAGATCTCCTCGCGCGCTTCAACCTCGAACCGGAAGTCCTGTTTGAGCTGTTCGATTATTCACGTGCGCGTGGCATGGAACCGATGTGCACGCCATGGGATTTGGCCAGTCTAGAGGCGCTCGAAGGATATGGCATGCGCGCCTATAAGGTTGCGTCCGCAGACTTTACCAATCACGAGTTGCTGCAAGCGATGGCAAGGACTGGCAAGACGCTGGTCTGTTCGACAGGCATGGCGACTGAAGCGGAAATCCAGGAAAGTGTAGCCCTGTTGCGGCGGGAAGGCGCGCAATTCTGCATGCTGCATGTCAATTCGACCTATCCTACGCCCTATAAGGACGTGCATCTCAATTATCTCAAACGTCTCGCCGAAATCGGCGACTGCCCGGTCGGCTATTCGGGCCATGAACGCGGTTGGACTGTGCCTGTGGCCGCTGTCGCGCTTGGCGCGTGCGTAATCGAGAAGCATATCACCACAGATCGTGGGCTAGAAGGCAATGATCACAAAGTATCGCTGCTGCCAGACGAACTGAAACAGATGGTTGATGCTATTCGTAGCATCGAGGAGTCGATGGGATCAGGCGAAAACCGCGTCATGACCCAAGGCGAATTGATGAATCGCGAAATCCTCGCCAAGAGCGTTTATGCCTTGCGGGACATAGCGACCGGAACCGTCATCACCGACGATATGCTTGTTATCAAGAGTCCCGGTCAAGGTATCCAGCCCAATCGCCGCCTCGACCTGGTCGGGCGCAAAGCCGTACGCGACGTTGATGCGGGCACGCCGTTCTTCCCGTCCGATCTGGAAGAAGAGGTCACGCAGGCGCGCACCTATGATTTCAACCGGCCGTTTGGTGTCGCTGTGCGCTGGCACGATTATCGGAAAATGCTGACGAAAACGAACCTGGATCTTTTGGAATATCATTTGTCCTACAAAGATATCGAAGTTGATCTGGCGGACTGGTTTGATGATGTCCTGCCGATCGATTTCGTCGTCCACGCACCGGAATTGTTCAAAGGCGACCATATTCTGGATCTGAGTTCGCCCGATCCCAGCTATCTTGCCCGGTCGATCGATGAGATGCAGCGCGTTGTTGATGTTACGCGCGAACTCAAGAAATATCATCGCCATTCTGGCCGTCCACTCATTGTCACGAACATGGGGGGATTCTCGACCTCCCGCATGTTACCCAAGGCGGAGCGCGCTGAGCTCTATGACCGGATGGAAGAAGCCTTGACGAAAATCGATGCCGAAGGCGTCGAGATCATTCCCCAGACGATGCCTCCCTATCCCTGGCATTTTGGCGGTCAAAGCTATCACAACCTGTTCATGGATGCCGATGAGATTGAGCGCTTTTGCAGTCGCAATAATATGCGTATCTGCCTGGACGTTTCCCATTCCCAACTAGCTTGCAACGCTTTCGACTGGTCCATGACCCAGTTCTGCGAGAAAGTTGGTCCCTATACCGCGCATATTCATGTCGTCGACGCAAAAGGCGTGGACGGTGAAGGCCTTCAGATCGGCGAAGGCGATATGGATTTTGCTGCGCTAGGCACTGTCCTCGACAAGACCTGTCCAAAGGCCAGCTTTATCCCTGAAATTTGGCAGGGGCATAAAAATGACGGTGCCGGCTTCTGGTACGCGCTCGAAAAGTTGGAGCCCTTTCTGGGCAGTCCGGGTCGCCAATTAAAGCCTCGTGCGGTTGCCTGATGTCGTTTGATATTGATCGGGGTCGCGTTCTCGCCGTGGTGCTTGGTCGCGGCGGCTCCAAAGGACTGCCCGGCAAGAATTTGAAACTTCTTGGCGATGCGCCCTTAATCTCTTGGGCAATTGCGGTCGGCAGTTGCGCACGTCGCGTCGATCGACTCATCTGCTCCAGCGATGATATGGACATTCTGGATACCGCGCGCCGTTTCGGCGCGGAAGTGCCTTTCGTTCGTCCCGCCGAATATGCGAGCGATGGTGCCACGGATCTGGACGTGTTCGGCCATGCTTTGCGCTGGCTTGGCGAGCATGAAGGCAAGATACCCGAGTTGGTTGTTCAATTGCGCCCGACCACGCCATTCCGTGATCCTGCCTGGATCGACTCGGCGGTTGATACGATGTTGGCCGACAGCCGGATCACTTGCATGCGCTCCGTCACCGAATCGCCTTTGACTCCTTATAAAATGTGGGTCCGGGGTGAAGGTTCGAAGCTGGAACCGCTCCTATACCTGCCGGGCGTAGCAGAGCCGTTCAACATGCCGCGGCAGGCATTGCCCAAAACATTGTGGCACACTGGGCAACTAGACGTCATACGGTCCGAAGTCATTCTGGCCGGATCGATGACGGGAGCCAATATCCATGCCATCGACGTACCGCTTTCGAGTGCAGTGGATATCGACACGGCGCTAGACTTTGCCGTGGCACAGAGCCTGTTTGACGAAAATATGCCGATCGCATTGAGAGATTGGATAGCCCGCGACAGGTAAGCGGCATTCCGACGGATATCCTTCTCCATCGCGTCCATCACGATACGCCATATGTTGACATCATCCGCTTGATAGGCCGCAAAAAAATCATCGTTGCAGGCTGTGCGCTTTCTTATCCTCCTGCCTTACCACAAGGCCGCGTTCCATCGGCATTTGCTGGCTAACGACCTCAATTCGACCCGGCATATAAGGAGACCTGTGCGCGGGTGGGCGTAGAGCGCTGAAACACGTTGTTTTTTCTATTTTTGGGTGGTGCTGGACTTCCATCTCCGCCGCTCTGGCAAGAGCGGAGACACCCTTTATGCCAGGGCCGCGAGAATGTTCATGGTGCGCTTGAGGTTGTAGGCGATGGCGGTGAGATGGACTTGAACGGCGGCTTTGGCGAGACCTCGCCATCGCATTCGGCGCAGGCCATAGCAGCGCTTCCATGTACCGAAGATCTTCTCGATCCGGCCCCGCACTCTGTGGATCGGTTGATTCCATTCTTTGAGTTTACGCAGCGTTTCCTGTTCGTCGCGGCCCCACATGCCGGTGGCGACGATCCGCGCTATGCCGCCCTTTGCCCGCACAGCATCACAGAAGTGGTTGCCGCGATAGGCACTGTCGGCAAACACCTCGCCGGGATTGTCGGGCAGCGCTTCGGGGCCTGTCAACGGGCGCCGAAGATTCCGCAAAAGTGGGCATCTAAAATTCCCTAGTTTGGCGGGAGGGTTTGTTTCGGTGATCAGCCGTGATGGAGATCGGGCTTTTCCTTTGCTGGCGGGCGGCCGCGCCGTTTCGGCAAGGGCGGTGGGTTGATGGACGGTGCCATGCGCGCATGCTCGGGCAGGAGGTCGGCGTGCTGTCGCATGCGATAGCTGGAGCCCTCGATCTGGATGACCACAGCGTGGTGAAGAAGGCGGTCGAGCAGCGCGGTGGCCACCACCGGATCGCCAAAGACATCACCCCATTCGGCGAAGCCGCGGTTGGAGGTCAGGATCATGGCACCCTTTTCATATCGGGCGTTGACGAGCTGGAAGAAGAGATTGCCGCCCCCGGGCGTGACGGGAAGATACCCGATCTCATCTACGACGAGCAGGGAGGATCGGCATAGGAAGCGGATCCTCTCGCGCAGCGTGCCCTCCCGTTCCGCCTTGGTCAGTGAAGCGATCAGATCGGCGAGCGGGATGAAGTAGACGCTCTTGCCCGCCTTCACGGCCTCGACAGCAAGGGCCGTGGCGATATGGCTTTTCCCGGTACCGGGAGGACCCAACAGATGCACCACCTCGGCCCGGTTGATGAAGTCCAGGCCAGCGAGCGCCAGGATGCGGTTCCGGTCGAGCGATGGCTGGAAGGAGAAGTCATATCCGTCCAGAGTCTTGATGATCGGCAGCCTTGCCATGCGCAGGGCCGCCTTGATCCTGCGGTTCTCCCGGAGCGACAGTTCTTCGTGCAGCAATATGTCGATGGCCTCGATGCCATCGATTTTGCCCTGCTCTATGCCGCGCAGGGTGGCGTCGAGCATCTCCAGGGCGCGTGGCATTTTGAGATGGACCAGGCTGCGGCGGATATTATCGACGCGGGATGCGGCACCCCCATGGTTCATGGCCGTTCTCCCCGCGCCAGTTGGCTGCCGATCGCCTGATAGATGGCCAGGGAGCGCACAGCGACATGCTCGCCTATACGACCGATGGCGATTACCTCTTTGCCATGGATACGGCGCTTGGCGCCGCTGCCGCCTGTCCGATGCGCAGGATCGATCCTGTACTGCCGACGCCCCTCAAGAACCGGGTGCTCGGCAATGACCTGGCCCAGGTCTACGATCCGGATCTTGTCGGGCAACTGCTGGATTTCGACGACGCGCCGGGTGCGATCGGGAACGCTGTAGTAATTGCCGCCGACAGAGACCATCCCATCGTGGCTGACGCGGCGCTCCAGCTTCAGAACGGCGTCAAAGCGACCCGCCGGGA is a window encoding:
- a CDS encoding cytidylyltransferase domain-containing protein, which translates into the protein MSFDIDRGRVLAVVLGRGGSKGLPGKNLKLLGDAPLISWAIAVGSCARRVDRLICSSDDMDILDTARRFGAEVPFVRPAEYASDGATDLDVFGHALRWLGEHEGKIPELVVQLRPTTPFRDPAWIDSAVDTMLADSRITCMRSVTESPLTPYKMWVRGEGSKLEPLLYLPGVAEPFNMPRQALPKTLWHTGQLDVIRSEVILAGSMTGANIHAIDVPLSSAVDIDTALDFAVAQSLFDENMPIALRDWIARDR
- a CDS encoding transposase yields the protein MTGPEALPDNPGEVFADSAYRGNHFCDAVRAKGGIARIVATGMWGRDEQETLRKLKEWNQPIHRVRGRIEKIFGTWKRCYGLRRMRWRGLAKAAVQVHLTAIAYNLKRTMNILAALA
- a CDS encoding N-acetylneuraminate synthase family protein, whose amino-acid sequence is MIIEKNVAPYAVFADDSLLAALQKISANKAGFVLSVSNQGRLLGLLTDGDVRRWLTTSDGIDLDVSVSRVANPNPVSMRHDEAREAIAAQFDSKVRSIPLVDEYGRLMAVALPGRMDLSIGDRMIGPGHPAFVIAEIDNNHQGDAELAKALIDIAADAGADCAKFQMRDIASLYSGGGKADDASQDLGAQYTLDLLARFNLEPEVLFELFDYSRARGMEPMCTPWDLASLEALEGYGMRAYKVASADFTNHELLQAMARTGKTLVCSTGMATEAEIQESVALLRREGAQFCMLHVNSTYPTPYKDVHLNYLKRLAEIGDCPVGYSGHERGWTVPVAAVALGACVIEKHITTDRGLEGNDHKVSLLPDELKQMVDAIRSIEESMGSGENRVMTQGELMNREILAKSVYALRDIATGTVITDDMLVIKSPGQGIQPNRRLDLVGRKAVRDVDAGTPFFPSDLEEEVTQARTYDFNRPFGVAVRWHDYRKMLTKTNLDLLEYHLSYKDIEVDLADWFDDVLPIDFVVHAPELFKGDHILDLSSPDPSYLARSIDEMQRVVDVTRELKKYHRHSGRPLIVTNMGGFSTSRMLPKAERAELYDRMEEALTKIDAEGVEIIPQTMPPYPWHFGGQSYHNLFMDADEIERFCSRNNMRICLDVSHSQLACNAFDWSMTQFCEKVGPYTAHIHVVDAKGVDGEGLQIGEGDMDFAALGTVLDKTCPKASFIPEIWQGHKNDGAGFWYALEKLEPFLGSPGRQLKPRAVA
- the istB gene encoding IS21-like element helper ATPase IstB translates to MNHGGAASRVDNIRRSLVHLKMPRALEMLDATLRGIEQGKIDGIEAIDILLHEELSLRENRRIKAALRMARLPIIKTLDGYDFSFQPSLDRNRILALAGLDFINRAEVVHLLGPPGTGKSHIATALAVEAVKAGKSVYFIPLADLIASLTKAEREGTLRERIRFLCRSSLLVVDEIGYLPVTPGGGNLFFQLVNARYEKGAMILTSNRGFAEWGDVFGDPVVATALLDRLLHHAVVIQIEGSSYRMRQHADLLPEHARMAPSINPPPLPKRRGRPPAKEKPDLHHG